The Moorella glycerini genomic interval ACCTCTTCCCCATGTTGCCGGTGGAGGGCTTCTTCAGCAAAAGGTAAACTGCGCGTTAGTGTAAAATTACAGTAGGCAGGAGGAAAAAGGAGCAAAAAAGAGAAAAGAGACCTCACAAGAAGAAAAACACCGTAAAAGGAGTGAGGTCTCTTTATGGTAAACGGTAATACCAGTACCGCTACCATCTTTAGTTTATTAGATGGTATCGAGAATTTCAACACTCTAGAAGAAGTTATCCTGCAAATAGCCAGGCGATTATTGGTAGCCGTACTGGAAGCCCTGGATGATGCCCTTATGCCAGCAAAACCCAAGAGATATAGGATAGCTGGCTTCCGCTACCGCACAATCACCTGCCTGTACGGGGATATAACCTTTAAGCGCCGACTATATGTCAAAGCGACGCGCAAAAAGAAAAGAGGCGAGGGAAGGTTTCTGTTAGACGAAGCCCTGAACTTACGCCAAGGAAAGCGCCTGACAGGAAGACTGCTCAAATTAGCCGTATCGCTGGCAACCCGGTTACCCTTCAGGCAGGCAGCGGAAATAATGGCCGAAGCAGGGATGGGCCAATTAAGCCATATGACCATCCATAGCGAAGTAAAACGAAATGGACTGGAACAAAAAGGACTGCAAGAAGCCCTGCGCAACAAGCTATTCGTGAGCGGGGAAGAGCCCCAAGGCAAAAAGAAAAAAGTACCGGCACTATTTATCGAAGCCGATGGCATAATGATTCCCCTGCAAAGGAGCAAGCAAGAGCGGATAGAAGTAAAAGTAGGAATAGTATACGAAGGGTGGATAGAAAAAGGGAATGCCCGGCATCTCAAGAACCCGCGGGTAGTAATGGGCATCTATGAAGATGGAGAACAATTTTGGGAAGCCCTCACCACGGAAATAGCCAGGTACTACGAGATAGACGAAAAAACAATATATGTGGTCAATGGCGACGGAGCCAGCTGGATCCAGAAGACAGCCAAAGAACAGTTACCAGGAGCCATTGTACAATTGGACCGCTACCACCTCCACCGGGATATAAGGCAGGCTTATGGGAACGAAACAGCGCGAGGATTAATGGAGATTTTAGCCAAAGGTCAAGAGCAGGTCTTTTTGGACACCATGGAAGCACTCATAGAAGAAGCACCGAACCGCAAAAACAAGCAACAACGCCAAAAAGTATATGACTACTGTCAAAGATATCGCGATAACCTGTTAGATTACCGCTTGCGGTTACCACGACAACTGGAAGGGCTAAAGTTATACGGGATGGGCGTAGCCGAAACAACAGTAGACAAAAAAATAGCCATTCGCATGAAAAAGAGGGGAATGAGCTGGAGCGAAGCAGGAGCAACGGCCATGGTAGCATTACTTATGCTCAAAGCCAATGGAGAATTAGCCGCATGGCTAGAAAAGAAGATGCCACAAGTAGAAAAGAATCCCGTTAAAGTAATAAAAGAAAAGAAGATAGTTAAAGAAGACGTAGAAGCATGGTTAAGGAAGAGAGTACCAGCCCTTGTTGGCCCTGAGGCGGGAACAGATTGGGTTAAATATACCTTGAGGCAACTAACAAGAATTAGTGGAGCTATATTCTAACCCCTTTTCCGGCTTAATTAGAGCAGGCAGTAATTCGCGAAGCCTGTCAAGGTCGCCGTAGGCGGCCGCAGGCTTTAACCTTGACAGGCGCAGAGAATTACTGCACAATACTCCGGAGCCGGAAAAGGTGTTGGATATATATGGGATTTTTATGTGAGGTCTCTTTTTGCCTACTACATCTTGACACGTACAAACTGCGCACCAACTTCTGGGTCCCATCAACGGCTATGATATAATGCTTTTCTACCAGTAAGGCCTGCAGCCGGCGGTTGCGCAGCAGTCGTTTGATAGTTTGTATCAGCACTTCTTCTAACTGCTCCGGATTGATCTTTGCCAGCAGACGATTAACGGTGTCCATATGAGGGATAGTGTCAATCTCCGGAAAAACCTCCCGCAATAGCTCCCAAAAGACGGGCCGGGTCAGTTCCCGGTTGGCTTCCCTCCTGGAGTTATAGGCGAAGACGAAGAGAAATAGCCCAAAGGTCAACAGGACAGTCAGTTTATGCTTAATACTCTGGGGACGGCGGGGGTCGGGTATGCGCGCGAATTTCTCGAGCAATACTGGTAGATA includes:
- a CDS encoding ISLre2 family transposase is translated as MVNGNTSTATIFSLLDGIENFNTLEEVILQIARRLLVAVLEALDDALMPAKPKRYRIAGFRYRTITCLYGDITFKRRLYVKATRKKKRGEGRFLLDEALNLRQGKRLTGRLLKLAVSLATRLPFRQAAEIMAEAGMGQLSHMTIHSEVKRNGLEQKGLQEALRNKLFVSGEEPQGKKKKVPALFIEADGIMIPLQRSKQERIEVKVGIVYEGWIEKGNARHLKNPRVVMGIYEDGEQFWEALTTEIARYYEIDEKTIYVVNGDGASWIQKTAKEQLPGAIVQLDRYHLHRDIRQAYGNETARGLMEILAKGQEQVFLDTMEALIEEAPNRKNKQQRQKVYDYCQRYRDNLLDYRLRLPRQLEGLKLYGMGVAETTVDKKIAIRMKKRGMSWSEAGATAMVALLMLKANGELAAWLEKKMPQVEKNPVKVIKEKKIVKEDVEAWLRKRVPALVGPEAGTDWVKYTLRQLTRISGAIF
- a CDS encoding transposase family protein translates to MALRHPGSIHPSTLPTCKSAYATSQEEKDDRQGALAAQLPVWRAYLPVLLEKFARIPDPRRPQSIKHKLTVLLTFGLFLFVFAYNSRREANRELTRPVFWELLREVFPEIDTIPHMDTVNRLLAKINPEQLEEVLIQTIKRLLRNRRLQALLVEKHYIIAVDGTQKLVRSLYVSRCSRQKETSHKNPIYIQHLFRLRSIVQ